One window of the Eucalyptus grandis isolate ANBG69807.140 chromosome 8, ASM1654582v1, whole genome shotgun sequence genome contains the following:
- the LOC104456702 gene encoding DNA replication licensing factor MCM7, whose product MKDLDFKADKAIAKDFLSNFADANGEAKYMNVLQEVANRKIRAVEIELEDLVDYKDLDEAFLRRVTENTRRYIGIFGEAVDELMPEPTEPFPDDDHDILLTQRSEDRRDNVDGVDPLQKMPSEIKRYFEVYIRASPKGRPFTIREVKASYIGQLVRTSGIITRCSDVKPLMQVAVYTCEDCGFEIYQEVTARVFMPLLECPSKKCTINKTKGNLILQLRASKFLKFQEAKIQELAEHVPKGHIPRTMTVHLRGELTRKVAPGDVVELSGIFLPIPYTGFKAMRAGLVADTYLEAMSVSHFKKKYEDYELKEDEEEQIARLAEDGDLYNKLARSLAPEIFGHDDIKKALLLLLVGAPHRKLKDGMKIRGDLHICLMGDPGVAKSQLLKHIINVAPRGVYTTGKGSSGVGLTAAVQRDPVTNEMVLEGGALVLADMGICAIDEFDKMDESDRTAIHEVMEQQTVSIAKAGITTSLNARTAVLAAANPAWGRYDLRRTPAENINLPPALLSRFDLLWLILDRADMDNDLEMARHIVYVHQNRESPALGFTPLEPSVLRAYVSAARRVSPCVPRELEEYIASAYCSIRQEEAKTNAPHSYTTVRTLLSILRISAALARLRMSESVTQSDVDEALRLMQMSKFSLYSDDRQRAGLDAISDIYSILRDEAARTNRMSVIYSDALNWISRKGYSEAQLKECLEEYASLNVWQIHPQTFDIRFIDA is encoded by the exons ATGAAGGACCTCGACTTCAAGGCCGACAAAG CGATCGCGAAGGATTTCCTCTCGAACTTCGCCGACGCGAATGGAGAAGCCAAGTACATGAACGTCCTC CAAGAAGTTGCAAATCGAAAAATTCGTGCTGTTGAGATCGAGCTCGAGGACTTAGTCGAT TACAAGGACTTGGATGAAGCATTTCTTAGACGGGTCACTGAAAATACTCGGCGATATATTGGAATTTTCGGTGAGGCCGTCGATGAGCTCATGCCGGAACCCACTGAGCCCTTTCCGGATGATGATCACGACATACTCTTAACCCAGAGGTCTGAGGATAGGAGGGATAATGTGGACGGTGTGGATCCACTTCAGAAGATGCCTTCTGAAATCAAACGATACTT tGAAGTTTACATTAGAGCATCTCCGAAAGGACGGCCATTCACTATTAGAGAGGTCAAAGCATCTTATATCGGGCAGCTAGTAAGGACATCTGGGATCATTACACGCTGTTCAGATGTCAAGCCATTGATGCAAGTAGCTGTTTACACGTGTGAAGATTGTGGTTTTGAAATTTATCAG GAAGTCACGGCTCGAGTTTTCATGCCTTTGCTTGAGtgcccatcaaagaaatgcacAATTAACAAAACAAAGGGCAACCTTATCCTTCAACTAAGAGCTTCcaagtttttgaaatttcagGAG GCAAAAATTCAAGAGTTAGCTGAACACGTCCCAAAAGGCCATATTCCTCGGACAATGACCGTTCATTTGAGGGGAGAACTCACGAGGAAG GTAGCACCAGGCGATGTTGTGGAATTGTCAGGAATTTTCCTTCCGATTCCATATACTGGTTTTAAAGCTATGCGTGCTGGCTTAGTTGCGGATACGTACCTGGAGGCCATGTCCGTTTcccatttcaagaaaaaatatgaGGA TTATGAACTTAAGGAGGACGAGGAAGAACAGATTGCTCGTTTAGCTGAGGATGGTGATTTGTATAACAAGTTGGCACGCTCATTAGCACCTGAAATTTTTGGACATGACGACATTAAAAAGgctctgcttctccttcttgttgGAGCCCCTCACCGGAAGCTGAAGGATGGGATGAAG ATCCGGGGAGATCTACATATTTGTCTGATGGGCGATCCTGGGGTTGCAAAAAGTCAACTTCTGAAGCACATAATAAACGTTGCACCCAGAGGGGTATACACCACAGGCAAAGGAAGCAGTGGTGTAGGTCTCACTGCTGCAGTCCAGAGGGATCCGGTGACAAATGAGATGGTTTTGGAAGGAGGAGCACTg GTACTGGCAGACATGGGCATATGTGCCATAGATGAGTTTGACAAGATGGACGAGTCAGATCGTACAGCAATACATGAAGTGATGGAGCAGCAAACCGTTAGTATTGCTAAGGCTGGGATCACCACATCATTGAATGCTAGAACTGCTGTCTTAGCTGCTGCTAATCCAGCTTG GGGAAGATATGATCTCCGCAGAACTCCAGCTGAGAATATTAATCTGCCTCCAGCACTGCTGTCTAGGTTTGATCTTCTGTGGTTGATCCTTGATCGTGCAGATATGGATAATGATCTTGAAATGGCTAGGCACATTGTTTATGTCCACCAAAATAGAGAATCTCCTGCTCTTGGGTTCACTCCCCTTGAGCCATCCGTTCTTCG TGCATATGTATCCGCTGCAAGAAGAGTGTCTCCTTGTGTTCCAAGGGAACTCGAAGAGTATATTGCTAGTGCTTATTGCTCCATTCGACAGGAAGAAGCTAAGACAAATGCCCCCCATTCCTACACCACAGTGAGAACTTTGCTAAGCATTCTGCGCATATCAGCT GCATTAGCAAGGCTCCGAATGTCTGAATCTGTCACCCAGAGTGATGTGGATGAAGCACTCAGGTTAATGCAGATGTCGAAGTTCTCTTTGTACTCGGATGATCGGCAGCGAGCTGGTCTTGACGCTATATCTGACATCTATTCCATCCTACGGGATGAAGCTGCTAGGACAAACAGGATGAGTGTGATCTATTCTGATGCACTCAACTGGATTTCTAGAAAG GGTTATAGTGAAGCCCAGCTGAAAGAATGCTTGGAGGAATATGCTTCCCTAAATGTTTGGCAGATACATCCCCAGACCTTTGATATCAGATTCATTGACGCTTGA
- the LOC120286987 gene encoding receptor-like protein EIX1 — translation MAARAPVERASGGVRGGWRSARSERRASPESGSGRAAAGRGAEARRWASKARGSGSGVEGLLHRRPGAATVLAVAQRAGFGVRVGGGGAAPTRGGPKEHGGGNFHGTVPQQLGNFTELQVLDLHDDNGDLVIDDTQWVSYLQSLNYLDINGLKIAKARDLMQVADTRGAIAYICRNHTSEMVDGYTSRVTATSALQVEVSGLLSALHHLRRLGKSNDPLILESDCLAMVEAVADPRKIPWEIRFVPRTANSVTDWAAKAQVVDLNLGGNELSGSIPDCWKGFRLSHLTLSFNKLFEVIPSSIGSLYQLSTLHLNGNRLNGELSLALGNCTSLVILDLRENNFSRSILTWFNRRCFLLKIVRLRENSFIDNIPPQLCSLSGLQILDMAVNNFTRTIPPCLGHISGMKNFDQDIPSHLGWDQEPAVEIIKGRYNAYTKENLSHLNWNREHVVEIMKGRYDEYTKTVLQLVVNLDLPSNNLIGPIPKELTLLTGLHGLNLSHNLLFGDIPIGIGDIKSLESLDLANNHLLGTIRKGILVLTFLSHLNLLHNNFTGQISKGNQSQNLDDPSIYAGNPLLCGDLLRRKFPSVEAPQAPNTYHS, via the exons ATGGCGGCACGGGCTCCGGTGGAGAGGGCGTCGGGCGGGGTGCGTGGCGGGTGGCGCTCGGCAAGGTCGGAACGGCGGGCTTCGCCTGAGTCGGGCTCGGGCCGGGCAGCAGCTGGTCGCGGTGCAGAGGCGCGGCGGTGGGCGTCGAAGGCAcgcggcagcggcagcggcgtTGAGGGGTTGCTGCATCGGCGGCCAGGCGCGGCGACGGTGCTCGCAGTGGCGCAGCGAGCGGGCTTCGGGGTTCGggtcggcggtggcggcgcAGCACCGACGCGGGGTGGACCAAAAGAACACGGCGGAG GTAACTTTCATGGAACGGTTCCTCAACAATTGGGAAACTTCACCGAGTTGCAAGTCCTTGATCTTCATGATGATAATGGAGATTTGGTCATTGATGATACCCAATGGGTTTCTTATCTTCAATCACTAAATTACCTCGACATTAATGGCTTAAAGATTGCTAAAGCAAGAGACCTAATGCAG GTTGCTGATACCAGAGGAGCAATAGCTTACATTTGCAGAAATCATACGAGCGAAATGGTGGATGGATATACCTCTCGAGTTACTGCTACCTCAGCTTTGCAGGTTGAAGTTTCTGGCCTCCTTTCGGCGCTACACCATCTCCGGCGACTTGGCAAATCCAACGATCCGTTGATTTTGGAATCGGACTGCCTTGCAATGGTCGAAGCAGTCGCAGATCCTCGGAAGATTCCATGGGAG ATTAGGTTTGTTCCTCGTACGGCCAACTCGGTCACGGATTGGGCTGCAAAGGCCCA AGTTGTCGATTTGAATCTCGGTGGTAATGAGCTATCCGGGAGTATTCCTGACTGTTGGAAGGGTTTTAGATTATCTCACTTGACTTTGTCGTTCAATAAGCTATTTGAAGTTATCCCAAGCTCGATTGGATCCTTATATCAACTTTCAACCCTGCACTTGAATGGGAACCGTCTCAACGGGGAGCTTTCTCTGGCTTTGGGTAATTGCACAAGCCTAGTAATTTTAGATCTTCGAGAGAATAACTTCTCTCGAAGCATTCTGACATGGTTCAACAGAAGATGTTTTCTCTTGAAAATCGTGAGGCTACGGGAGAATAGTTTTATTGATAACATCCCTCCGCAGCTTTGCTCGCTTTCAGGATTGCAAATTCTGGATATGGCGGTGAACAATTTTACTAGGACCATCCCACCTTGTCTCGGCCATATCAGTGGCATGAAAAACTTCGATCAAGATATTCCATCTCATCTGGGTTGGGATCAAGAGCCTGCGGTTGAGATCATTAAGGGAAGATATAATGCATACACCAAAGAAAATCTATCTCATCTGAATTGGAATCGAGAGCATGTGGTTGAGATCATGAAGGGAAGATATGATGAATACACCAAAACTGTTTTGCAACTTGTGGTCAATTTGGATCTCCCAAGCAACAACTTGATTGGGCCGATCCCCAAAGAACTTACTCTCCTCACGGGATTACATGGTTTGAACTTGTCCCACAACCTTCTTTTTGGAGACATTCCCATTGGTATTGGAGACATTAAGTCACTTGAGTCTCTTGATCTTGCCAACAATCACCTCTTGGGAACAATTCGAAAGGGCATTTTGGTGCTAACATTTTTAAGCCACCTCAACCTTTTGCACAACAACTTCACGGGGCAGATTTCGAAAGGCAATCAAAGCCAGAACCTTGATGACCCTTCCATCTATGCCGGCAATCCTCTACTCTGCGGGGATCTTCTAAGAAGAAAATTCCCTAGTGTTGAGGCGCCTCAAGCACCGAATACATATCACTCCTAA